The region ACAGtcgtgtgtgaccccatggagtgtagccctccaggctcctctgtccatgggattcttcaggcaagaacactggagtgggttgccatttccttctccaggggatcttcctgacccaaggctagaacctgggtctccaacactgcagccagattctttactatctgaggcaccagggaactGGAAAATAGTTGCTCTTCATTAAGGTGGTGTTAACATGCAGAAGTTTGCTAttttaagaagaatgaaaaatgagtattttaaagACTTCTCCACTTTGTCTCCTAATGTGGCGACCACCAGTCACCAAAGCCCCACCACTCCCGCCAGCTCTTGGCATCCCACACTGCCTGCACGGCTCCCCAGGTGGGAACACCCGCACCACCTACAGAGACTGGGGGGGCGTGGGTCACATGGCCACAGACCACTCCCTGCCCCGGTGTGAGCAAGCCCACAGCAGCCTCCATGGTCGACCcgggagaaacagagacacacatgTTTACAGCAGCCCTGTCGGTCAGAGTGCAGAGCTGGACATGCCCCCGGTGTCCTCAGTGGGTAGACAGTCACAGAAGCTGCCACGGCTCACACCACGACGCCCTCTGAGCAGTCAGCACAGCGACGCTGGGGCAGTGTCTCCAGGGAGCGGAGCCGGGCAGAGCTGCGAGCCATCAGACCACCAGCCCGCGCTCCCGGACGACAGGACAGGGATGGGCACAGACTGGGGGGGAGTGTGCTGCGGGAGTCTGGGGGGcaaggaggggtgggggtggggcagggaggctggggggtGGCAAGGggcctggagtgggtggccgctCTGGGTCTGGACCGTTGGGGCGGGCATCTCGGCTTGACACGGGCTGCAGGTCTGGAGATGTGGTCACTGGGGGGAGATGGTTAAAGGGTCCCTGGGTGCTCTGCCATTTCTGTTAACTGCCTGTTCCCATACAACCATCTCCAAAGAAAAcctatacttaaaaaaacaagacaTTCACAACCCGCAGCACACAGCTAACAGAGGGCACAGGAGAAGCTGTTTCAGAGGCTGACCCACTGGGAGACGCATGTGAGGTGTGCTGCTGCGGCCTTGACCTCGCACCCTGCTCTCCAGACACGGCCCTAGGCCAGCGACCCCGCGGAGCTGCGCCTGCCACATGGGCAGCCTGGACCTGGGCCCCAGCCCAGGGGCTCTGAACGGCAGCTGCTCTCCCCTCCACGGTCCCTGCGGCGACCTGCACGTGGGGATCCCGCATGAGACGTGCTCCGCCCATGTTCCCCAAGGACCTCTGACTCCAGGCCCCTTGTGGGCTGGCACCTTAGCCCAGAACCAGAACATCAAGGCAGGAGCTCCCGAGACTTACGACTCCCAAACAAGTATCAGACGGAAGCAACTGCCCAACGGCTGCGGTGTTTGGTCACAATCGGGTCTGCCCTGGGGTTCCGGCTCAGAACATGGCCAGCATGCTGCCCCCGGGAGTGCAGCCCACCCTGCCCTCCACACACACGTGGGCGAGGCGCCACCTCCAGCAAACAGGACCAGAAAGGGCGGATGACCCAGGGGGTGGCCTGGGCCGGGCGCTCGGAGGTTGAGTCCTGCACCCCGTCGGGCTCACCCTCACAAGGAGGAACCTCAGAGACGGAGCTCACTGCAATACTTTGGAGAACAGCTCGGTGTAAGGATGCACGCACAGTGAGCATGCACCACGCGGCGACAAGCAGGACGTCCCACACACGCGCGTGGGCAAGGAGCGACAAGATCAGCTCCACAGAAGGAGAGCCCCATGAAGCTTCTTGGATGACAGAATACAGAGCTGCACCCCAAAACCCAAACGCTGTTTAGGATAACCTGCACGAGTTACTCTAGAAACACTGGGCCGCTTTTGTCCAGATAGCGCAACCTCCACAAACACGTGCCGAGGCCAGCGCAGCTCCAGGGCCCCCCTCAACGTGCCACCCAAACACCTGCTCTCCGTCAGGAAGGACCTGAGAGAACACGACGATCACCGTAAAGAAAACCCCGGCAGGCCACATGTCCACGTGGACGAGGGGCCAGCACTGCTCGGCTGCCAGCACAGGGCCAGCACGTCCTGCACCCAGGCAGTGACGCAGCCTTCTGACAGTGACCGCCACCCTGGGGGACCAGGGCAGAGCTCCCAGAAGGCAGCCAGGAAGAAGCATCATCTCAGGATGCAAGACGACAGCCAGCGAAGTGGAGGCGggtccacagggctgcagaggCCGGAGGTGCGTCAGAGCGCAGCCGTGTGTCTGAGACAGGCCAGGGCCGGGAGGCAGGGGGCCAGAGCCTGCCGGGTGGGACCACGGAGCTCAACAAGCCTTTGGCGAAACAACTAACTCCCCCATTTATCAAAGATGTCCATGACCTTTAACCCAGCTAGAAAGCAACTCCACGGGAACAAAAGCAGCACACAGGGTCACAATGCATctatttaaatgattaaatatgtcgtcatgaaaaaaaaaaaatcaaagctctaTCAGTGACCACACTCTTAGTTTCAAATAACAAAACCGCCAACCAACACCCAACTGAAACTGGCCTCAACCACTGAGTGCGTCTGTCTGTCCACACCTGGAGCCCAGCATCAGGACAGACACACAGCCTACAGTCTCCAGGGCCCGTGTGTCTGCACAGGGTGGGAGCTGCTCCCGACAGGCCCACCCCGTGTCCTGGGGATGTAGTTGGCAGGGCAAAGCGGGAGGGCCAGGGCTGCCTCCTGCTCCCTTGCTGGCCCTGGGCAGAGGAAGGCTGCGTACCCGTCCAGGCAGAAccatgcctcctccagcccagccctgcaCCCGAGACAGACGGGAGACAGTGCAGAAGGCCTGGCCCCAGCCTGCCCCACATGCAGCCTGCTCCTCGCGGCCGGCCGCGGCCCAGGGATACCTCCCCACAAGTGGGTGCAAGTACCTGAAGGAAGAGAGCCCCGCGTGGGGCAGGGCGCCGGGTGGCCCGGGGCCTGAGGCAGCTGTGCGGATGAGCTTGCCCGTGCTGGCGTCGTAGATCCGGACTTCAGGACCAGGTGGGGCCTTGGGGTGCACAGGAGTCGGGTGGAATAGGGCGGTGGGGAGCAGGCTCTGCCTGTCGGGGAAGGACGCGGGGCTGTCCTCCCTATGGGCGAGAAAGAGGGCCGTGAGAGGGGCTGGAACCAACAGGACCCCAGCAACCCCTCCTGTCGGGACCGTGACTCTGCACGGGAGCACGTGGTTCCTGGTCAGGCCTGGGGCTCAGCCGTGGCCTCGGACACAGGGCAGCGTTCTCAGCACCGCTGTCTCTTGGGCTGTTTGCAGTCCTGCCTCTAAACCCAGTGCTCGCTCTGACGGAGAGGGGCGCCCACGAGCCTAGTCCCCCTACACCATGGCCCTCGCGCCTCTGCACCCGCCCTCCCCCAGTGACCACCTCCCTCCATGCTGGACTCTGCAGAGACCACGGGACGCGACAGAAGCATTCCCAGCCTCGAAACACCTGCAAACCAGGAATCACGGGGGAACGCCGTCTCGTGTCTTAGAAGCAGTGATTCTGTCCCTGCTCCAGTGGTGCCAGGGAGAAGGGCTCTGGGTGACAACCCGCATGGCGGGGACAGGGGAGACAGGCGGGCGTCTCCGCAGACCGGCGGCCCGCTCACCTCTGCGCCCTGCCCTGGTCGTCGCGCAGCGGGAACAGCTGCTCCTCCACCCTGTCCCAGCGCTCCAGGCAGCTCCACAGCCAGTCGGGGTTGACCACGTGCAGCTGCCCGCACTCCTGGGCCTGGCGCACCTTCTCCGTGCCTGCAGGCAAACTCATCCACTCAGAGCCGCGGGGGGGTGATGCCGGGGTGGAGCCGGAGGGCGGGGCCTGTCCTGGGACGGTCCTGACCTGCCCAGGCTGCCTCTCGGCCCCCAACCAGAGCCTCCGGCCCGGGACTTCAGGACTCGGGGACACCTGGACCCCCCACTCGGCGGCGGGAGGGCTAAGGGTGACTCACCAGCCCGCGCGGCGATGAGGTGGGTGGGCCGGGCAGGGTCCTCGGGGTCGAGCACGAGCTGGGTGAGGATGCGCGCGCCCAGCGCCCGGGCGTGGTAGTGCTCCCGCGTGCGCTCCACGGGGAAGTTGGTGGGGTGCAGCCCGCTGAAGATGATGGCCACATCCGCCAGCACCTTGCTGCGCAGCTCGGGGACGATCTTTCGGATGTCAGGGGCCTCGGAGCTCTCGCCACTGAGGAAGCGGTCGTACTTGGCGTAGTAGTCGGAGTGCACGCGGGCGAGGATCTCCTCCAGGTGCACCAGGTGGTCGTCGTCGTCggcgtcctcctcctcctcctcctccatgctCTGGTCCAGGGACTCGCCCACCGTGATGCCCGACTGCTCGCTGTTCTGGGACTCCGTCTCGGCCTCCTTGCGGTCGGTGCAGCCACCACCCAGCACGCACAGCCCGTCCCGCTCCCCGTCCTCCTGCGCGTCCACCGGCACACCAGTGCCAGGCTCCCCGCAGTGGTTGGTGCCTGTGAGTCGCTCCCCGGCTGGACCTGGGGTGCCTCCCTGCTGCATGGCCTTCCCGGCGTCGCGGGCAGCCTGGGGCTTCCTCCGGGTCCTCCTCTCCCCGCTCTCCCCGTCGGAGGGGGTGGGCGAGGGCTGACCCTCAGACTCGCTGCTGCTCCCGCTGTCGCTGGGCACGTCCGGGTCTGGGTCGGGGCCGGCTGGACCCCGCACAGGCCTCTTCTCTGGCGGCGTCTTTCCACGCAGCTGGGCGCCCGCCGAAGGCCCACGGCCGTCAGTCGAGGGGGTGCGGGTGGTGGGCCGGGcggccctttcctcctcctgacAGGGCCAGACCCCCCGAGGGCCCAGGCCCCCATTGAGCTCCCGGGTGGGCCTCCCAAGGCCATTACTCTCCACTGCAGATGCTGGCCTTCCTTCCTCGGAGTCCCTGATGGACAGAGGCTGCTCTGCGGCGTCAGCACCTTCAGGAGGATCGACCAGgcgaagacacaggagacaaggccACCGTTACTCAGCGAGCGACAGGAAGCCTCCTGTGGACACGCTGCCTGCCCGCGCCTGCGGCTCCAGCCACCTCTGGATGGTGGCACACACCAGGAGGTGGCCGGCAGGCAACCACTCCAGGCTGGCCGCCTCGTTGGTCACTGTGTTAGGGGCTCCACAGGGTCCGAGACATGCGGACCACTCTTGGCTCCCAGGCTGTGGTCAGACGGGCCCTGCCTCAGCTGTGCGGGGCACCCTGGGGCCTCCCTCCCCTTGCCAGGTCTCAAAGTTCTGCTTCAGCCCTGCAGCAATAACtgtattctgaaaataatttaaaagctaaaGATCATCAGAAACACTTTAAACCGAAACTTCAAACTTTCTCCAGACTCTGGGCTCAACTGGCCCGAGCGGCTCTGTGCAGGTCTGGGTAGGGCGCAGCGGCCCTGCCTCTGCAGGAGCCCCCAGACCGCACCCCTGGGCGGAGCTGTTCTTTCCAGGGACAACTAGGAGGAAAGGGAGCGTTCAGATGCATTAAATCAAGCAGCATTCTTCACTCTTGACTCAACAGGAAAAAACGCTCAGGCTAATACTGTTACACTGAAAGTAAATACTATCAGTGTAACAAACAAACCCACACAACCTCTCTGACACTGAAACACAAGTAACCGAACAAAACCAAATGGAGCCCGAAACGAGCAGCAGCCACAGCTGAGATGGGACCAAGGCTGGCACACTCCCCGACTGCCGGGGACCACCCACCTCTCTTCCTCGCTGGGGGCTCCCGGGGCGCAGATGGGGCATGGATGTCCCCAATGCCCTGGAAGTAGACGTACTTCTTCACGGTTATCAGGTTGGGGGCGAACTTCCAGACATCTTCTCGGTCGTCGATGATGCAAACCATGGAGTCTCCACAGGGAAAGAGGTTTCTGAAAGTAAACATGCATCACTAGCACCTCTTATGAAAGTCACCACCCACCAAACATTTACATCATCTCTCACGTGGAACCAACAGACAGCAGACTACCCAGGACCAGGCGTGAGCCGCATGGAAGGGCTTGTTTAAAACACAAGACTCTCAAGATTTCCAAAGAAAGTGACACTAAGATCGCTAACACTTCTCCACTGTGGCGCTCCTCAGGGCAGGAGCAGGAAGCCCTCTGCCCAGGGGAAGCTGGAGTGGACCAACAGGCCCGGCCGTGTCCCGGCCCAGCAGGCCATCGGCCCACGCCCCGTGAGAGCTACCGGCTCCAGGTGGGATGCAGAGCCCCACTCGCGTCTCACCTGGGCACGTACGTGACATCAGGACAGAACAGTGATGCTGGGGTGCCAGGGGGGCAGACCCGTCACCAAGGATCCAGAAAGCCCGAGGGACACAGGCCCGCTCTGGGGCCTCGTCACCTGGTTTCTGCCCCCAACACCGACATTTAGACAGGCAAGCGTGAAGACAAGAGAGTCAGAGGACGAGTTCTTCCTGCCCGTCTTCCAGGCCCGAGGAACAAACCCAGCAGAAGCGCCTGCCATTGCTCAGGTTTTCTAGCTGCCACTAAAGGCAGGAAAAACGTTTACGTGTCCGAAATgattttctgtgagtctgtttccacaGGCACAGGGTACCGACAATGATCTACACTGGGGATGCTTTCAGCACGTCTAACTCCAGCGAGACCAGGAACAGCTCGCGGCCAGAAACCTGCCCTGCCAAGCACCCCCGCCTGGAGCTGCCAGGAGCCCTGTCCCTGGACACCCTGTTCTCAGGCAGCTTCTCCCCTGACAAGCATCGCACCTTCCCTGGTCCCTGTATCTGCTCATTCGGATGCTCAACTGGTAAACATGAGCACTGTTTCCGGACGAGTACTCTCAGGCTCTCTTATGTACTACAGACGTGAACAGAATATCCTAAATCTGAATCTTGAAATGTCAGCTAAGGGTGACCAACACTGGCCAAAAGACCACACCAAGACAGCGGTATGTACCCCCTTATCGGGGGGAGGCTGCCTCTCTCTGGGTAGAAACGGGGAAATTCCTTACACAGGGTGAGCAAAAAATTGGCAAAACAGGCCTTCAGTGAGCGGTCAGAGGCCAGGACGGGAGGGGCTCATGGGGTGGAAGGAGGCAAGACACTGATGTCAGGGTCAGCACATGCGAGGCCCTAAAGGAAAGAGGCCCTAGAGGTGGCCGGGGTGCCCCAGGTGCCCCACCCCAGGCGCTTGCCacacacccctgccccctgccccacgCTCACTCCCACACGTGCGATCCCGGGCTCCAGCCCGAGCCCCCCAGGAGTCATCGCTGCCTGGACATTCAGGGAAAGCAGAGAAGGGAGGGATCTGGTTAGAAGACAGCGGCTGTGCACATGCCAGAGTGGACACTGGGGACCAGGAGAGGAGATATAGAACCAGGGGCCTGATGCTCCAGATGCAGACTTTACGACGGGAAGTACACAGCCAGGTACCTACCTAAGGTTCCCTGTTTTGGAAAACGGGTCAATACATTCGTCCCTTGATAATATTCGATGAGAAAACAGCTTTTTCTCAGGGTCTaaaaagcctttgaaaagaaaacaggacAAGGTCACATGTCTGAGACGCGCTGCCGTCCCACCGCATGAGAGACGGGAAGACACGGAGCCCGCCCCCGCTTAGGGGAAGGGGATCGGCCCAGATGCTGACACAGTGCCCCCACTCGGATCCTGCTGGCTCGGCAGGTGGGGTGAGCACAGCTCAGTGCGGCCCTAGGAGCCCAGGGCCTGCTGGTGACCAGCACGGGGACCCCACACGCGCCACGGCTCCCGGGAGGGGCCCATGGCCTCTGTGCGTCCCTGGGCCAGCGAATTCGTACAGCAGAGGGGAGAGCAGGGCGTCCGGGCAGCGCTTTGAAACTCGCTCCCGACAGCAGAACCGCGTGGACATGGACGAGGAAGCACCTAACCAGCTGCATGCAGCACCGCTCAGCTGTTCCTGGGCTCACTGTGCGCCCACCAGACCCCCAGCCCTGTGACAGAACCCCGAGGTCAGACTCGACACCCATGCCGACTGC is a window of Cervus canadensis isolate Bull #8, Minnesota chromosome 23, ASM1932006v1, whole genome shotgun sequence DNA encoding:
- the CTDP1 gene encoding RNA polymerase II subunit A C-terminal domain phosphatase isoform X2, whose amino-acid sequence is MDKDRHRRRLCRAVLVRLEGCSHPVVMKGLCAECGQDLTQLQSKNGRQQVPLSTATVSMVHSVPELMVSSEQAEKLGREDQQRLHRNRKLVLMVDLDQTLIHTTEQHCQQMSNKGIFHFQLGRGEPMLHTRLRPHCKEFLEKVARLYELHVFTFGSRLYAHTIAGFLDPEKKLFSHRILSRDECIDPFSKTGNLRNLFPCGDSMVCIIDDREDVWKFAPNLITVKKYVYFQGIGDIHAPSAPREPPARKRGADAAEQPLSIRDSEEGRPASAVESNGLGRPTRELNGGLGPRGVWPCQEEERAARPTTRTPSTDGRGPSAGAQLRGKTPPEKRPVRGPAGPDPDPDVPSDSGSSSESEGQPSPTPSDGESGERRTRRKPQAARDAGKAMQQGGTPGPAGERLTGTNHCGEPGTGVPVDAQEDGERDGLCVLGGGCTDRKEAETESQNSEQSGITVGESLDQSMEEEEEEDADDDDHLVHLEEILARVHSDYYAKYDRFLSGESSEAPDIRKIVPELRSKVLADVAIIFSGLHPTNFPVERTREHYHARALGARILTQLVLDPEDPARPTHLIAARAGTEKVRQAQECGQLHVVNPDWLWSCLERWDRVEEQLFPLRDDQGRAQREDSPASFPDRQSLLPTALFHPTPVHPKAPPGPEVRIYDASTGKLIRTAASGPGPPGALPHAGLSSFRAVQPRPQQVFGDDLPDSQDGEQPGPSRRKRQPSMSETMPLYTLCKEDLESMDKEVDDILGEGSDDSDSEKKPPEEEEPGHGLSPEALGAPRGRRLERSAADGRGLRGHKRKLNEEDAASESSGASSCEDEEGGSSEADEMAAALEAELGDLM
- the CTDP1 gene encoding RNA polymerase II subunit A C-terminal domain phosphatase isoform X3, with the protein product MKGLCAECGQDLTQLQSKNGRQQVPLSTATVSMVHSVPELMVSSEQAEKLGREDQQRLHRNRKLVLMVDLDQTLIHTTEQHCQQMSNKGIFHFQLGRGEPMLHTRLRPHCKEFLEKVARLYELHVFTFGSRLYAHTIAGFLDPEKKLFSHRILSRDECIDPFSKTGNLRNLFPCGDSMVCIIDDREDVWKFAPNLITVKKYVYFQGIGDIHAPSAPREPPARKRGADAAEQPLSIRDSEEGRPASAVESNGLGRPTRELNGGLGPRGVWPCQEEERAARPTTRTPSTDGRGPSAGAQLRGKTPPEKRPVRGPAGPDPDPDVPSDSGSSSESEGQPSPTPSDGESGERRTRRKPQAARDAGKAMQQGGTPGPAGERLTGTNHCGEPGTGVPVDAQEDGERDGLCVLGGGCTDRKEAETESQNSEQSGITVGESLDQSMEEEEEEDADDDDHLVHLEEILARVHSDYYAKYDRFLSGESSEAPDIRKIVPELRSKVLADVAIIFSGLHPTNFPVERTREHYHARALGARILTQLVLDPEDPARPTHLIAARAGTEKVRQAQECGQLHVVNPDWLWSCLERWDRVEEQLFPLRDDQGRAQREDSPASFPDRQSLLPTALFHPTPVHPKAPPGPEVRIYDASTGKLIRTAASGPGPPGALPHAGLSSFRAVQPRPQQVFGDDLPDSQDGEQPGPSRRKRQPSMSETMPLYTLCKEDLESMDKEVDDILGEGSDDSDSEKKPPEEEEPGHGLSPEALGAPRGRRLERSAADGRGLRGHKRKLNEEDAASESSGASSCEDEEGGSSEADEMAAALEAELGDLM
- the CTDP1 gene encoding RNA polymerase II subunit A C-terminal domain phosphatase isoform X1 encodes the protein MEAPPGGRLPAEGSQPPAVAEVRCPGPGPLRLLEWRVAAGAAVRIGSVLAVCEAAASTQPSGPAPVRTGSGGCVRAERRLRSERAGVVRELCAQPGQVVAPGAVLVRLEGCSHPVVMKGLCAECGQDLTQLQSKNGRQQVPLSTATVSMVHSVPELMVSSEQAEKLGREDQQRLHRNRKLVLMVDLDQTLIHTTEQHCQQMSNKGIFHFQLGRGEPMLHTRLRPHCKEFLEKVARLYELHVFTFGSRLYAHTIAGFLDPEKKLFSHRILSRDECIDPFSKTGNLRNLFPCGDSMVCIIDDREDVWKFAPNLITVKKYVYFQGIGDIHAPSAPREPPARKRGADAAEQPLSIRDSEEGRPASAVESNGLGRPTRELNGGLGPRGVWPCQEEERAARPTTRTPSTDGRGPSAGAQLRGKTPPEKRPVRGPAGPDPDPDVPSDSGSSSESEGQPSPTPSDGESGERRTRRKPQAARDAGKAMQQGGTPGPAGERLTGTNHCGEPGTGVPVDAQEDGERDGLCVLGGGCTDRKEAETESQNSEQSGITVGESLDQSMEEEEEEDADDDDHLVHLEEILARVHSDYYAKYDRFLSGESSEAPDIRKIVPELRSKVLADVAIIFSGLHPTNFPVERTREHYHARALGARILTQLVLDPEDPARPTHLIAARAGTEKVRQAQECGQLHVVNPDWLWSCLERWDRVEEQLFPLRDDQGRAQREDSPASFPDRQSLLPTALFHPTPVHPKAPPGPEVRIYDASTGKLIRTAASGPGPPGALPHAGLSSFRAVQPRPQQVFGDDLPDSQDGEQPGPSRRKRQPSMSETMPLYTLCKEDLESMDKEVDDILGEGSDDSDSEKKPPEEEEPGHGLSPEALGAPRGRRLERSAADGRGLRGHKRKLNEEDAASESSGASSCEDEEGGSSEADEMAAALEAELGDLM